One window from the genome of Mastacembelus armatus chromosome 18, fMasArm1.2, whole genome shotgun sequence encodes:
- the rap1gds1 gene encoding rap1 GTPase-GDP dissociation stimulator 1 isoform X1 codes for MDNLSEALEKLKLASTDSATDSVESCLDCLLKALANNNTEASVKIQEMGILPLLPTLLKPQSSCTPKVANIIAEVAKNEFMRSPCVEAGLIPPLIQLLNSTDQEVLLQTGRALGNICYDSHEGRSAVDLAGGAQIVAEHIKSLYQNTEPENEKLLTVFCGMLMNYSNDNDSLQAQLINMGVIPTLVKLLGIHSHNTALTEMCLIAFGNLAELESSKEQFASTNIAEELVRLFQKQTEHEKKEMIFEVLAPLAENDVIKLQLVEAGLVECLLEVVAQTVDGEREEDIAQLKTASDLMVLLLLGDESMQKLFEGGKGSVFQRVLSWIPSNNHQLQLAGALAIANFARNDGNCIHMVDTGIVQKLLELLDRHVNEGNVTVQHAALSALRNLAIPVVNKSKMLSAGVADVVLKFLQSEMPPVQFKLLGTLRMLIDTQAEAADQLGTNGKLVERLVEWCEAKDHAGVMGESNRLLSALIRHSKSKEVVRTVIQGGGVKHLVTMATSEHMIMQNEALVALGLIAALDLVAAEKDFVGANLVSVLHKLLSDERSAPEIKYNSMILICAVMGSEPLHKEVQSLAFIDVVSKLRAHENKTVSHQASLTEQRLTAQS; via the exons ATGG ACAACCTGAGTGAAGCCTTGGAGAAGCTGAAGCTAGCATCTACAGACAGTGCCACTGACAGCGTGGAGAGCTGTCTGGACTGTCTGCTCAAAGCACTTGCCAACAACA ACACTGAGGCCAGTGTTAAGATCCAGGAGATGGGCATCCTTCCACTGCTCCCCACCCTGCTAAAGCCCCAGTCTTCCTGTACCCCCAAAGTAGCCAACATCATAGCTGAGGTGGCCAAAAATG AGTTCATGCGGAGTCCCTGTGTTGAAGCTGGCCTTATCCCTCCTCTAATTCAGCTGTTAAACTCCACCGACCAAGAGGTTTTACTGCAGACTGGCCGAGCTCTTGGCAACATCTGTTATGACAGCC ATGAGGGCAGGAGTGCAGTTGACCTGGCAGGAGGGGCTCAGATAGTAGCTGAACACATTAAATCCCTCTACCAAAATACTGAGCCGGAAAATGAGAAGCTCTTGACTGTCTTTTGTGGCATGCTGATGAACTATAGCAATGATAATG ATTCCTTACAAGCCCAGCTGATCAATATGGGTGTGATTCCCACTTTGGTGAAGCTGCTAGGCATCCACTCCCACAACACAGCTCTTACAGAAATGTGTCTAATTGCCTTTGGGAATCTGGCTGAGCTTG AATCCAGCAAAGAGCAGTTTGCCTCCACTAATATTGCTGAGGAGCTGGTTCGTCTCTTCCAGAAGCAGACAGAGCATGAGAAGAAGGAAATGATTTTTGAGGTCCTGGCTCCACTTGCAGAAAATG ATGTGATAAAGCTACAGCTGGTGGAGGCAGGCTTGGTGGAGTGCCTGCTGGAGGTGGTGGCTCAGACTgtggatggagagagggaggaggacatTGCTCAGCTCAAGACTGCCTCTGACCTCATGGTTCTCCTGCTCCTGGGAG ATGAGTCCATGCAGAAATTGTTTGAGGGAGGGAAGGGCAGTGTCTTCCAGAGGGTCCTGTCCTGGATCCCATCTAATAACCATCAGCTGCAGCTAGCTGGGGCTCTGGCCATCGCTAATTTTGCTCGCAATG ATGGGAACTGCATCCACATGGTTGACACTGGTATTGTGCAGAAGCTTCTGGAACTGTTGGATCGGCACGTCAATGAAGGGAACGTCACTGTTCAACACGCAGCCCTCAGCGCCCTGCGGAATCTGGCCATACCTG TGGTGAACAAATCCAAGATGCTGTCAGCGGGTGTAGCAGATGTGGTGTTGAAGTTTTTGCAATCGGAGATGCCTCCAGTGCAGTTTAAACTCTTGGGGACGTTACGCATGCTCATCGATACCCAAG CTGAAGCTGCAGACCAGCTGGGAACCAATGGGAAACTGGTGGAGAGGCTAGTAGAGTGGTGTGAAGCCAAAGATCATGCAGGAGTGATGGGCGAGTCCAACCGTCTCCTATCTGCCCTCATCCGACACAGCAAGTCCAAG GAGGTTGTTAGAACTGTCATCCAGGGAGGAGGAGTCAAGCACttggttaccatggcaaccagTGAGCATATGATTATGCAGAATGAAGCATTGGTGGCTTTGGGGCTCATAGCAGCACTGGATTTAG TTGCAGCTGAGAAAGACTTTGTTGGAGCCAACCTTGTGTCAGTGCTTCACAAGCTGCTATCAGATGAGAGGAGTGCTCCAGAGATCAAGTATAACTCTATGATCCTCATCTGTGCAGTCATGGGCTCAG AACCTCTGCACAAAGAAGTCCAGAGCCTGGCATTCATTGACGTGGTGTCCAAGCTGAGGGCTCATGAGAACAAGACGGTATCACACCAGGCGTCTCTCACAGAGCAGCGATTAACTGCCCAGAGCTAA
- the rap1gds1 gene encoding rap1 GTPase-GDP dissociation stimulator 1 isoform X2, with the protein MDNLSEALEKLKLASTDSATDSVESCLDCLLKALANNNTEASVKIQEMGILPLLPTLLKPQSSCTPKVANIIAEVAKNEFMRSPCVEAGLIPPLIQLLNSTDQEVLLQTGRALGNICYDSHSLQAQLINMGVIPTLVKLLGIHSHNTALTEMCLIAFGNLAELESSKEQFASTNIAEELVRLFQKQTEHEKKEMIFEVLAPLAENDVIKLQLVEAGLVECLLEVVAQTVDGEREEDIAQLKTASDLMVLLLLGDESMQKLFEGGKGSVFQRVLSWIPSNNHQLQLAGALAIANFARNDGNCIHMVDTGIVQKLLELLDRHVNEGNVTVQHAALSALRNLAIPVVNKSKMLSAGVADVVLKFLQSEMPPVQFKLLGTLRMLIDTQAEAADQLGTNGKLVERLVEWCEAKDHAGVMGESNRLLSALIRHSKSKEVVRTVIQGGGVKHLVTMATSEHMIMQNEALVALGLIAALDLVAAEKDFVGANLVSVLHKLLSDERSAPEIKYNSMILICAVMGSEPLHKEVQSLAFIDVVSKLRAHENKTVSHQASLTEQRLTAQS; encoded by the exons ATGG ACAACCTGAGTGAAGCCTTGGAGAAGCTGAAGCTAGCATCTACAGACAGTGCCACTGACAGCGTGGAGAGCTGTCTGGACTGTCTGCTCAAAGCACTTGCCAACAACA ACACTGAGGCCAGTGTTAAGATCCAGGAGATGGGCATCCTTCCACTGCTCCCCACCCTGCTAAAGCCCCAGTCTTCCTGTACCCCCAAAGTAGCCAACATCATAGCTGAGGTGGCCAAAAATG AGTTCATGCGGAGTCCCTGTGTTGAAGCTGGCCTTATCCCTCCTCTAATTCAGCTGTTAAACTCCACCGACCAAGAGGTTTTACTGCAGACTGGCCGAGCTCTTGGCAACATCTGTTATGACAGCC ATTCCTTACAAGCCCAGCTGATCAATATGGGTGTGATTCCCACTTTGGTGAAGCTGCTAGGCATCCACTCCCACAACACAGCTCTTACAGAAATGTGTCTAATTGCCTTTGGGAATCTGGCTGAGCTTG AATCCAGCAAAGAGCAGTTTGCCTCCACTAATATTGCTGAGGAGCTGGTTCGTCTCTTCCAGAAGCAGACAGAGCATGAGAAGAAGGAAATGATTTTTGAGGTCCTGGCTCCACTTGCAGAAAATG ATGTGATAAAGCTACAGCTGGTGGAGGCAGGCTTGGTGGAGTGCCTGCTGGAGGTGGTGGCTCAGACTgtggatggagagagggaggaggacatTGCTCAGCTCAAGACTGCCTCTGACCTCATGGTTCTCCTGCTCCTGGGAG ATGAGTCCATGCAGAAATTGTTTGAGGGAGGGAAGGGCAGTGTCTTCCAGAGGGTCCTGTCCTGGATCCCATCTAATAACCATCAGCTGCAGCTAGCTGGGGCTCTGGCCATCGCTAATTTTGCTCGCAATG ATGGGAACTGCATCCACATGGTTGACACTGGTATTGTGCAGAAGCTTCTGGAACTGTTGGATCGGCACGTCAATGAAGGGAACGTCACTGTTCAACACGCAGCCCTCAGCGCCCTGCGGAATCTGGCCATACCTG TGGTGAACAAATCCAAGATGCTGTCAGCGGGTGTAGCAGATGTGGTGTTGAAGTTTTTGCAATCGGAGATGCCTCCAGTGCAGTTTAAACTCTTGGGGACGTTACGCATGCTCATCGATACCCAAG CTGAAGCTGCAGACCAGCTGGGAACCAATGGGAAACTGGTGGAGAGGCTAGTAGAGTGGTGTGAAGCCAAAGATCATGCAGGAGTGATGGGCGAGTCCAACCGTCTCCTATCTGCCCTCATCCGACACAGCAAGTCCAAG GAGGTTGTTAGAACTGTCATCCAGGGAGGAGGAGTCAAGCACttggttaccatggcaaccagTGAGCATATGATTATGCAGAATGAAGCATTGGTGGCTTTGGGGCTCATAGCAGCACTGGATTTAG TTGCAGCTGAGAAAGACTTTGTTGGAGCCAACCTTGTGTCAGTGCTTCACAAGCTGCTATCAGATGAGAGGAGTGCTCCAGAGATCAAGTATAACTCTATGATCCTCATCTGTGCAGTCATGGGCTCAG AACCTCTGCACAAAGAAGTCCAGAGCCTGGCATTCATTGACGTGGTGTCCAAGCTGAGGGCTCATGAGAACAAGACGGTATCACACCAGGCGTCTCTCACAGAGCAGCGATTAACTGCCCAGAGCTAA
- the tspan5a gene encoding tetraspanin-5a isoform X2 — MSGNHYKGHEVSCCIKYFIFGFNILFWLLGMALVGIGLWAWSEKGVLSNISSITDLGGLDPVWLFMVVGGVMFILGFAGCIGALRENTFLLKFFSVFLGIIFFLELTTGVLAFVFKDWIKDQLNLFINNNIRAYRDDIDLQNLIDFTQEYWECCGAFGADDWNLNIYFNCTDGNPSREKCGVPFSCCTKDPAEDVINTQCGYDIRAKPDSEQKDYINVKGCVPQFEKWLQDNLTLVAGIFIGVALLQIFGICLAQNLVSDIEAVRASCFFT, encoded by the exons ATGTCGGGGAATCATTACAAAGGCCACGAAGTCAGCTGCTGCATTAAATACTTCATTTTTGGATTCAACATCCTCTTCTGG CTGCTGGGCATGGCCTTAGTTGGAATTGGACTATGGGCGTGGAGTGAGAAG GGGGTTCTTTCCAACATCTCATCCATCACAGACCTGGGGGGCCTGGACCCTGTCTGGCTTTTCATGGTGGTTGGAGGCGTCATGTTCATTCTTGGTTTCGCCGGTTGCATTGGAGCACTGCgggaaaacacatttctgctcAAGTTT TTCTCTGTGTTTCTGGGAATCATATTCTTCCTGGAGTTGACAACGGGAGTCTTGGCATTTGTCTTTAAGGACTGGATTAAAGACCAGCTCAACCTGTTCATCAACAATAACATCCGTGCATACCGGGACGACATCGATCTACAGAACCTGATCGATTTCACTCAGGAATAT TGGGAGTGCTGTGGTGCATTTGGAGCAGATGACTGGAATCTGAACATCTATTTTAACTGTACTGATGGGAATCCCAGTCGGGAAAAGTGTGGAGTTCCCTTTTCCTGCTGCACCAAGGACCCGGCG GAGGATGTGATAAACACTCAGTGTGGATACGACATCCGAGCTAAGCCA GACTCGGAACAGAAGGACTACATCAACGTGAAAGGCTGTGTGCCTCAGTTTGAGAAGTGGCTACAGGACAACCTCACCTTGGTGGCCGGGATCTTTATCGGAGTTGCATTGCTGCAG ATTTTTGGCATTTGTTTGGCTCAGAACTTAGTGAGTGACATCGAGGCTGTGCGGGCAAGCTG TTTCTTTACCTAA
- the tspan5a gene encoding tetraspanin-5a isoform X1 has product MSGNHYKGHEVSCCIKYFIFGFNILFWLLGMALVGIGLWAWSEKGVLSNISSITDLGGLDPVWLFMVVGGVMFILGFAGCIGALRENTFLLKFFSVFLGIIFFLELTTGVLAFVFKDWIKDQLNLFINNNIRAYRDDIDLQNLIDFTQEYWECCGAFGADDWNLNIYFNCTDGNPSREKCGVPFSCCTKDPAEDVINTQCGYDIRAKPDSEQKDYINVKGCVPQFEKWLQDNLTLVAGIFIGVALLQIFGICLAQNLVSDIEAVRASWVPPTLSMRRLPPHSSKKASAYYS; this is encoded by the exons ATGTCGGGGAATCATTACAAAGGCCACGAAGTCAGCTGCTGCATTAAATACTTCATTTTTGGATTCAACATCCTCTTCTGG CTGCTGGGCATGGCCTTAGTTGGAATTGGACTATGGGCGTGGAGTGAGAAG GGGGTTCTTTCCAACATCTCATCCATCACAGACCTGGGGGGCCTGGACCCTGTCTGGCTTTTCATGGTGGTTGGAGGCGTCATGTTCATTCTTGGTTTCGCCGGTTGCATTGGAGCACTGCgggaaaacacatttctgctcAAGTTT TTCTCTGTGTTTCTGGGAATCATATTCTTCCTGGAGTTGACAACGGGAGTCTTGGCATTTGTCTTTAAGGACTGGATTAAAGACCAGCTCAACCTGTTCATCAACAATAACATCCGTGCATACCGGGACGACATCGATCTACAGAACCTGATCGATTTCACTCAGGAATAT TGGGAGTGCTGTGGTGCATTTGGAGCAGATGACTGGAATCTGAACATCTATTTTAACTGTACTGATGGGAATCCCAGTCGGGAAAAGTGTGGAGTTCCCTTTTCCTGCTGCACCAAGGACCCGGCG GAGGATGTGATAAACACTCAGTGTGGATACGACATCCGAGCTAAGCCA GACTCGGAACAGAAGGACTACATCAACGTGAAAGGCTGTGTGCCTCAGTTTGAGAAGTGGCTACAGGACAACCTCACCTTGGTGGCCGGGATCTTTATCGGAGTTGCATTGCTGCAG ATTTTTGGCATTTGTTTGGCTCAGAACTTAGTGAGTGACATCGAGGCTGTGCGGGCAAGCTG GGTGCCCCCCACTCTCTCCATGCGTCGACTCCCACCACACTCCAGCAAGAAAGCATCGGCTTACTACTCATGA
- the tspan5a gene encoding tetraspanin-5a isoform X3 translates to MSGNHYKGHEVSCCIKYFIFGFNILFWLLGMALVGIGLWAWSEKGVLSNISSITDLGGLDPVWLFMVVGGVMFILGFAGCIGALRENTFLLKFFSVFLGIIFFLELTTGVLAFVFKDWIKDQLNLFINNNIRAYRDDIDLQNLIDFTQEYWECCGAFGADDWNLNIYFNCTDGNPSREKCGVPFSCCTKDPAVGVHHSACMDKSSSVWQCRVDSRIRPFRELSP, encoded by the exons ATGTCGGGGAATCATTACAAAGGCCACGAAGTCAGCTGCTGCATTAAATACTTCATTTTTGGATTCAACATCCTCTTCTGG CTGCTGGGCATGGCCTTAGTTGGAATTGGACTATGGGCGTGGAGTGAGAAG GGGGTTCTTTCCAACATCTCATCCATCACAGACCTGGGGGGCCTGGACCCTGTCTGGCTTTTCATGGTGGTTGGAGGCGTCATGTTCATTCTTGGTTTCGCCGGTTGCATTGGAGCACTGCgggaaaacacatttctgctcAAGTTT TTCTCTGTGTTTCTGGGAATCATATTCTTCCTGGAGTTGACAACGGGAGTCTTGGCATTTGTCTTTAAGGACTGGATTAAAGACCAGCTCAACCTGTTCATCAACAATAACATCCGTGCATACCGGGACGACATCGATCTACAGAACCTGATCGATTTCACTCAGGAATAT TGGGAGTGCTGTGGTGCATTTGGAGCAGATGACTGGAATCTGAACATCTATTTTAACTGTACTGATGGGAATCCCAGTCGGGAAAAGTGTGGAGTTCCCTTTTCCTGCTGCACCAAGGACCCGGCGGTAGGAGTCCACCACAGTGCATGCATGGACAAATCATCATCAGTGTGGCAGTGCAGGGTTGATTCAAGGATCAGACCTTTTAGGGAGCTCAGCCCCTAA